Proteins co-encoded in one Vibrio aquimaris genomic window:
- the pcnB gene encoding polynucleotide adenylyltransferase PcnB, translating into MQMNKNDQTPNKNDVYPELSLNVITRQEHNISRKHISDNALKVLYRLHGAGFEAFLVGGGVRDLLLDQNPKDFDIATNATPEEIRQLFKNCRLIGRRFRLAHIMFGRDIIEVATFRGHHQETTKNVSQQSKEGMLLRDNVYGTIDEDAERRDFTINAMYYNIGDYSIHDYAGGHEDLEDRLVRLIGDPQTRYREDPVRMLRAIRFAVKLDFDIEEDTAAPIEDMSHLLQDIPAARLYEESLKMLQSGYGLETYHLMREYNLFQQLFPLIASDFTQDYSSKTEQMLDLVLDSTDIRIEQGKRINPAFMFAAMLWYPLLARADMLMAKRKLSEYDAIMEASNYILDEQVRTIAIPRRHTATIREIWQLQLRLPRRNGKRAFRLMELNKFRAGFDFLEMRGEIETGETEQLAKWWQTFQNAGREMRQAMVSDLESDTPEQGKKRRRKPYRNKKNKVSSS; encoded by the coding sequence ATGCAGATGAATAAAAACGACCAAACACCAAATAAAAACGACGTCTACCCAGAGTTGTCTCTGAACGTCATCACACGCCAAGAACATAACATTTCTCGTAAACACATTAGTGATAACGCGCTTAAGGTGTTGTATCGACTTCATGGCGCTGGTTTTGAGGCCTTTCTGGTCGGCGGCGGTGTAAGAGATTTATTACTGGATCAAAATCCTAAAGATTTTGATATTGCCACCAATGCAACGCCGGAAGAAATACGCCAGCTATTCAAAAACTGCCGCCTGATTGGTCGCCGCTTTCGTTTGGCGCATATTATGTTTGGCAGAGACATTATTGAAGTGGCGACCTTTCGTGGTCACCACCAAGAAACCACAAAAAATGTCTCGCAGCAGTCAAAAGAAGGCATGCTTTTACGCGATAACGTATATGGCACCATAGATGAAGATGCTGAGCGTCGTGATTTTACAATCAACGCTATGTATTACAACATAGGTGATTATTCCATCCATGATTACGCAGGTGGGCATGAAGACCTTGAAGATAGACTGGTTCGTCTGATTGGCGATCCGCAGACTCGCTATCGTGAAGATCCTGTCCGTATGCTGCGTGCGATTCGTTTTGCCGTGAAGTTAGATTTCGATATTGAAGAAGATACAGCGGCACCGATTGAAGACATGTCACACCTATTGCAAGACATACCTGCCGCACGCTTATATGAAGAATCTCTCAAAATGTTGCAGTCTGGCTATGGATTAGAAACTTACCATCTGATGCGTGAGTACAATCTCTTCCAACAATTATTTCCTCTAATTGCCAGTGACTTTACGCAAGACTATTCGTCAAAGACTGAGCAAATGTTGGATTTAGTCTTAGATTCTACTGATATACGCATAGAACAAGGCAAGCGTATAAACCCTGCTTTCATGTTCGCCGCTATGCTTTGGTACCCGCTTCTTGCACGCGCTGACATGCTAATGGCCAAACGTAAGCTATCTGAATACGATGCTATTATGGAAGCGAGCAACTATATTCTCGATGAACAAGTACGTACCATCGCCATACCTCGTCGTCATACGGCAACAATTCGAGAAATTTGGCAATTACAACTTCGCCTACCACGAAGAAATGGTAAGCGAGCTTTTCGATTGATGGAACTCAACAAGTTCAGGGCTGGCTTTGATTTCCTCGAAATGCGAGGAGAAATCGAGACTGGCGAAACCGAACAACTCGCCAAATGGTGGCAGACATTCCAAAATGCGGGACGCGAAATGAGACAAGCTATGGTCTCTGATTTAGAATCAGACACACCAGAGCAAGGTAAAAAGCGTCGTCGTAAGCCATATCGTAACAAAAAAAACAAGGTTTCATCTTCATGA
- the folK gene encoding 2-amino-4-hydroxy-6-hydroxymethyldihydropteridine diphosphokinase — translation MTTVYIAVGSNLSDPVAQANNAIDALKELPESEFISSSLLYTSTPMGPQDQPDYINAVVKIQTRLTPIQLLDCTQAIELEQGRVRKDERWGPRTLDLDIILYGNEVIDSERLTIPHYGMKEREFVLYPLAEIAPSITLPCGTRLDDLLSVVAKNGLRVWQ, via the coding sequence ATGACTACGGTCTACATCGCTGTTGGGAGCAATTTATCTGACCCAGTAGCGCAAGCAAACAATGCAATTGACGCGCTTAAAGAGTTACCGGAATCTGAGTTTATCAGTAGCTCTTTGCTATATACGAGCACGCCTATGGGGCCACAAGATCAACCTGATTACATTAATGCCGTCGTCAAAATCCAGACACGATTAACGCCAATACAATTGCTCGACTGCACACAAGCCATTGAGCTAGAGCAAGGACGTGTTCGTAAAGATGAGCGTTGGGGACCTCGCACTTTGGATTTAGACATTATTCTTTACGGCAATGAGGTGATTGATTCTGAGCGCCTAACCATCCCTCATTATGGGATGAAAGAGCGCGAGTTTGTACTCTACCCACTGGCTGAAATTGCCCCAAGTATCACTCTCCCGTGTGGGACCAGACTAGATGACTTGCTATCAGTTGTCGCGAAAAACGGTCTGCGTGTTTGGCAATAA
- the panB gene encoding 3-methyl-2-oxobutanoate hydroxymethyltransferase: protein MKKVTISDLMKWKQEGRKFATSTAYDASFAQLFESEEMPVLLVGDSLGMVLHGAPDTLPVTIEDIAYHTRCVRAGSPNCLLMADMPFMSYATPEQACDSAAKLMRAGANMVKIEGGDWLVDTVKVLTQRAVPVCAHLGLTPQSVHIFGGFKVQGREQDKAERIVRDAIALQEAGAQIILLECVPRELAARITDICDVPVIGIGAGNATDGQILVMHDMFGISANYMPKFSKNFLAETGDLRKAVAMYKDEVERGTFPSQAHTIA, encoded by the coding sequence ATGAAAAAAGTTACCATATCTGATCTGATGAAATGGAAGCAGGAAGGTCGTAAATTTGCTACTTCCACCGCCTATGATGCGAGCTTCGCCCAGCTGTTTGAAAGTGAAGAGATGCCCGTTCTTCTTGTCGGCGATTCACTAGGCATGGTGTTACATGGCGCTCCTGATACATTACCAGTTACAATCGAAGATATCGCCTATCATACCCGTTGTGTAAGAGCAGGTAGCCCAAATTGCCTATTAATGGCTGATATGCCCTTCATGAGCTACGCAACACCTGAACAAGCCTGTGATAGTGCAGCTAAGCTAATGCGAGCCGGAGCCAATATGGTCAAAATTGAAGGGGGAGATTGGCTAGTCGATACAGTAAAAGTATTAACACAACGTGCGGTACCTGTGTGTGCTCATCTGGGGTTAACACCACAATCAGTCCATATTTTTGGTGGATTTAAAGTACAAGGGCGTGAGCAAGACAAAGCGGAACGAATCGTCCGTGATGCGATTGCGCTACAAGAAGCAGGGGCTCAAATAATTCTATTGGAATGCGTCCCTAGAGAGCTAGCGGCTCGTATCACAGATATCTGTGATGTTCCTGTTATCGGTATAGGTGCAGGTAATGCCACAGACGGACAAATCCTAGTTATGCATGATATGTTCGGTATATCGGCAAACTACATGCCTAAGTTTTCAAAGAACTTCCTTGCTGAAACTGGAGATCTGCGTAAAGCGGTCGCCATGTACAAAGACGAAGTTGAACGTGGTACTTTCCCAAGTCAAGCCCACACCATTGCGTAA
- the panC gene encoding pantoate--beta-alanine ligase has protein sequence MQTFAEIATLREQIKQYKRDGRSIAFVPTMGNLHEGHLTLMRKAREHADIVVASIFVNPMQFERSDDLNNYPRTLEDDLSKLANEGIEIVFTPTPDVIYPNGTDKQSFVEVPGLSNILEGVSRPGHFRGVATVVTKLFNIVQPEVACFGEKDFQQLAVIQKMTEDLALDIKIVNVPTVREMDGLAMSSRNNLLTMDERQRAPVLARTMRWISSAIRGGRDDYASIIEDASDQLRAAGLQPDEIFIRDANSLGVVSTETTQVVILMSAFLGQARLIDNQVVDLTTDTKEEANVESSSESAE, from the coding sequence ATGCAAACTTTTGCTGAGATTGCCACACTTCGTGAGCAAATCAAGCAGTACAAACGTGATGGCCGTAGCATTGCCTTTGTGCCAACCATGGGTAATTTGCATGAGGGCCACTTAACTCTAATGCGTAAGGCTCGCGAGCATGCTGACATTGTTGTCGCGAGTATTTTTGTGAACCCTATGCAGTTTGAGCGTAGTGACGACTTAAACAACTATCCTAGAACACTCGAAGATGATTTAAGCAAGTTAGCTAATGAAGGCATAGAAATTGTCTTTACGCCGACACCCGATGTCATTTACCCAAACGGAACAGACAAACAATCTTTTGTCGAAGTGCCTGGGCTGTCAAACATCCTCGAAGGTGTTTCTCGACCGGGGCATTTTCGCGGTGTTGCAACCGTAGTGACCAAGTTGTTCAACATTGTTCAGCCTGAAGTTGCATGTTTTGGTGAAAAAGACTTCCAACAGCTCGCTGTTATTCAAAAGATGACTGAAGATTTGGCACTGGATATAAAGATCGTCAACGTGCCGACCGTTCGCGAAATGGATGGCCTTGCCATGAGCTCTCGCAATAATCTATTAACCATGGATGAGCGCCAGCGCGCACCTGTTTTGGCTCGTACCATGCGTTGGATAAGCAGCGCGATACGCGGAGGGCGTGACGACTATGCCTCAATTATCGAAGATGCAAGCGATCAGCTTCGCGCCGCAGGTCTCCAACCTGACGAAATATTTATTCGCGATGCAAACAGTCTAGGCGTGGTAAGTACAGAGACCACTCAAGTCGTTATTTTAATGTCAGCATTTTTAGGGCAAGCTCGCCTAATCGATAATCAAGTTGTCGATCTAACAACGGATACGAAAGAAGAAGCGAATGTAGAATCGTCCTCCGAAAGCGCCGAATAA
- the dksA gene encoding RNA polymerase-binding protein DksA yields the protein MPESKKKALGILAIAGVEPYTEKAGEEYMSPEQLAHFTKILAAWRNQLREEVDRTVHHMQDEAANFPDPVDRASQEEEFSLELRNRDRERRLIKKIEKTLNKIEEDEFGFCESCGVEIGIRRLEARPTADLCIDCKTLAEIKEKQMQG from the coding sequence ATGCCAGAATCAAAGAAAAAAGCGCTAGGCATCCTAGCAATTGCAGGGGTTGAGCCATATACAGAAAAAGCTGGTGAAGAATATATGTCACCAGAGCAGTTGGCTCATTTCACGAAAATTTTGGCCGCATGGCGAAACCAGCTCAGGGAAGAAGTTGATCGCACTGTGCATCACATGCAAGATGAAGCTGCGAATTTTCCAGATCCCGTAGATCGTGCCTCTCAAGAAGAGGAGTTCAGCTTAGAGCTTCGTAATCGAGACAGAGAGCGTCGCCTTATTAAGAAGATTGAAAAAACGCTTAATAAGATCGAAGAAGACGAATTTGGTTTCTGTGAATCTTGTGGAGTCGAAATCGGTATTCGTCGCTTAGAAGCTCGCCCAACCGCTGATTTATGTATTGACTGCAAAACATTAGCAGAAATTAAAGAAAAGCAAATGCAAGGCTAG
- a CDS encoding ABC transporter ATP-binding protein: MYALEIEQLRKTYSGGLEALKGISLNVTEGDFYALLGPNGAGKSTTIGVISSLVNKTSGKVKVFGYDIDQSLELAKQHLGLVPQEFNFNPYETVEQILLQQAGYYGVPRALAKERAQKYLTQLELWDKRNERARHLSGGMKRRLMIARALIHEPKLLILDEPTAGVDIELRRSMWEFLKKINQQGITIILTTHYLEEAEMLCRNIGIINKGELIENTTMKDLLSKLDVETFILDLEEGTAEPRLEGVVSHRLQNGSLEIEIEKTQGLNRIFSQLTDQDIKVLSMRNKANRLEELFVNIVQQGEL, encoded by the coding sequence ATGTACGCATTAGAAATAGAACAGCTTCGTAAAACATATTCGGGTGGGTTAGAGGCGCTGAAAGGTATCAGTCTCAATGTGACTGAGGGAGACTTTTATGCTCTTCTTGGACCTAATGGCGCCGGAAAATCAACCACTATTGGTGTGATTTCATCTCTAGTAAATAAAACATCTGGCAAGGTAAAAGTATTTGGCTATGACATTGACCAAAGCCTTGAATTGGCCAAACAGCATTTGGGCTTGGTCCCTCAAGAGTTTAATTTCAATCCGTATGAAACCGTAGAACAGATTCTCCTCCAGCAAGCAGGGTATTACGGTGTTCCTCGTGCACTTGCTAAAGAAAGAGCACAGAAATACCTAACTCAGCTTGAATTATGGGATAAGCGAAATGAACGTGCTCGCCACTTATCGGGAGGCATGAAAAGGCGGTTGATGATTGCAAGAGCGTTAATTCACGAGCCTAAGTTGTTGATTTTAGATGAGCCTACTGCTGGTGTAGATATCGAGCTTCGCCGCTCTATGTGGGAGTTCCTTAAGAAAATTAATCAACAAGGTATCACTATTATTCTCACCACGCACTACCTCGAAGAGGCGGAAATGCTATGTCGAAATATTGGCATTATCAATAAAGGCGAACTGATTGAAAACACCACGATGAAAGACTTATTGAGTAAGCTTGATGTTGAAACTTTTATTTTGGATTTAGAGGAAGGCACGGCAGAGCCGAGGTTAGAAGGGGTGGTTAGTCACCGTTTACAAAATGGTTCGCTAGAAATTGAAATCGAAAAAACGCAGGGTTTAAACAGAATTTTTAGTCAGTTAACAGATCAGGATATCAAGGTCTTATCGATGCGAAATAAAGCCAATCGCCTGGAAGAACTTTTTGTCAATATTGTTCAGCAGGGAGAGCTGTAA
- the can gene encoding carbonate dehydratase yields MPEIKQLFENNSKWSESIKAERPEYFAKLKEGQNPDFLWIGCADSRVPAERLTGLYSGELFVHRNVANQVIHTDLNCLSVVQYAVEVLKVKHIIVCGHYGCGGVNAAIDNPQLGLINNWLLHIRDNYHKYKHHIESLPRDQWGDKLCEINVAEQVYNLGNSTILQGAWERGQEIEIHGVVYGIGNGKLQDLGVRCSSRESLESGHQEALNKILASPVLG; encoded by the coding sequence ATGCCGGAAATAAAACAGCTTTTTGAAAACAACTCAAAGTGGTCTGAATCCATTAAGGCTGAACGACCAGAGTACTTTGCAAAACTAAAAGAGGGACAGAATCCCGATTTTCTCTGGATTGGCTGTGCTGATAGCCGAGTTCCAGCCGAGCGCCTTACTGGCTTATATTCAGGTGAGCTCTTCGTACATAGGAATGTAGCTAACCAAGTCATTCACACTGATCTTAACTGTTTATCCGTGGTGCAATATGCAGTTGAAGTGCTTAAGGTCAAGCATATTATTGTATGTGGTCACTATGGTTGTGGTGGCGTCAACGCTGCAATCGACAATCCTCAGCTAGGACTTATCAATAACTGGCTACTTCATATTCGCGATAACTACCATAAATACAAACACCATATCGAATCTCTACCACGTGATCAGTGGGGGGACAAACTGTGTGAAATTAATGTTGCTGAACAAGTCTATAACCTAGGGAACTCGACCATATTGCAAGGAGCTTGGGAACGTGGTCAAGAGATCGAAATCCATGGCGTTGTGTATGGTATAGGTAATGGTAAATTACAAGACCTAGGCGTTCGTTGCTCTAGTCGCGAGTCTCTCGAGTCTGGACACCAAGAAGCATTGAATAAGATTTTAGCTTCACCTGTGCTTGGTTAA
- the gluQRS gene encoding tRNA glutamyl-Q(34) synthetase GluQRS: MTYIGRFAPSPSGPLHFGSLVAALGSYFQARSQRGKWLVRIEDLDPPREVKGAADLILRTLEAYHLDWDDDVVYQSHRHAVYQAQLDSWLSSGQAYYCRCTRKQVKAMGGFYTGNCRDKKLINDGNCAIRLLMTHPVESFDDRKHGQFSVPPELAREDFIVKRRDGLFAYNLAVVIDDIAQGVTEVVRGADLIEPTGRQISLYHILNQPLINYIHLPLALDKSGQKLSKQNHAPAIDLKQPKPTLIDAMQFLGFELNKEIKQSNVREIIDWGIANWRIEQLPDATEITPRFSNSSL; this comes from the coding sequence ATGACTTATATTGGCCGTTTTGCTCCCTCACCTTCAGGTCCACTGCACTTTGGATCTCTTGTCGCTGCACTAGGAAGCTACTTCCAGGCAAGATCTCAACGAGGTAAATGGCTGGTGCGTATTGAAGACCTAGACCCTCCAAGAGAAGTCAAAGGTGCGGCCGATCTTATTTTACGTACTTTAGAAGCTTACCATCTTGATTGGGATGATGATGTGGTTTACCAAAGTCACCGTCATGCCGTTTATCAAGCACAATTGGATAGCTGGTTAAGTTCTGGACAAGCTTACTACTGTAGATGTACGCGCAAGCAAGTTAAAGCGATGGGCGGGTTTTATACTGGAAATTGCCGTGATAAAAAGTTAATAAACGATGGTAACTGCGCCATTAGATTGCTTATGACACATCCAGTTGAAAGCTTTGATGATAGGAAACATGGCCAATTTTCCGTTCCTCCCGAGCTTGCACGAGAGGACTTTATTGTTAAGCGCAGAGACGGGCTATTTGCCTATAATCTAGCAGTGGTGATTGATGATATTGCTCAAGGCGTGACCGAAGTGGTGCGTGGGGCTGATTTAATTGAGCCGACGGGCAGACAAATAAGTTTGTATCATATTCTTAACCAACCACTCATCAATTACATACATTTACCGCTAGCTTTAGATAAGTCGGGTCAAAAACTGTCCAAACAAAATCACGCACCAGCCATTGACCTAAAGCAACCTAAACCCACTTTAATCGATGCAATGCAATTTTTAGGTTTTGAATTAAATAAGGAAATTAAGCAAAGTAATGTGAGAGAGATCATTGATTGGGGTATAGCAAACTGGAGAATTGAACAACTACCAGATGCAACTGAAATAACACCGCGATTCTCAAATAGCTCGCTGTAG
- a CDS encoding ABC transporter permease, with amino-acid sequence MYRLYWTAFCSLLGKEVHRFTRIWVQTLVPPAITMSLYFIIFGRLIGSRIGEMNGFSYMEYIVPGLIMMSVITNSYSNVASSFFSAKLQKNIEELLVAPVPNYVIIFGYVMGGVTRGLLVGFIVTLVSLLFVDLQVDHWGIIFLTVFMTSIVFALGGLINAVYAKTFDDISIIPTFVLTPLTYLGGVFYSISLLPEFWQGVSKINPIVYMVNAFRYGFLGISDVGIVESFSVLAVFVIILYSVAHYLITKGIGLRS; translated from the coding sequence ATGTATCGTCTATATTGGACCGCTTTTTGTAGTCTTTTGGGTAAAGAGGTACATAGATTTACTCGAATCTGGGTTCAGACACTAGTGCCTCCTGCTATCACTATGAGTTTGTATTTCATTATTTTTGGTCGTTTAATCGGCTCGCGAATTGGTGAAATGAATGGCTTTAGTTATATGGAGTATATTGTTCCAGGCCTTATTATGATGTCAGTGATCACCAATTCATATTCCAATGTCGCTTCGTCATTTTTTAGCGCCAAGCTTCAAAAAAATATTGAAGAGCTTTTGGTCGCGCCTGTGCCCAATTATGTGATTATATTTGGCTATGTGATGGGAGGGGTTACTAGGGGGCTATTGGTTGGCTTTATTGTCACCTTGGTTTCGCTGCTGTTTGTGGATTTACAAGTCGATCATTGGGGTATTATTTTTCTAACCGTATTTATGACGTCAATTGTTTTTGCGCTTGGCGGCCTAATCAATGCTGTATATGCAAAAACATTTGATGATATCTCGATTATCCCAACTTTTGTGTTGACTCCACTTACTTATTTAGGTGGTGTGTTTTACTCAATCAGCTTGTTGCCTGAGTTTTGGCAGGGAGTGTCGAAAATTAATCCCATCGTATACATGGTCAATGCATTTCGTTATGGATTTTTGGGTATTTCCGATGTCGGAATTGTAGAGTCATTCAGCGTATTAGCTGTATTTGTGATTATACTATACTCTGTTGCACACTACCTAATTACCAAGGGAATTGGACTAAGAAGTTAG
- the sfsA gene encoding DNA/RNA nuclease SfsA, with protein sequence MKFQPQLQPAVLIKRYKRFLADIRLPDNEEITIHCANTGAMTGCASTGDTIWYSTSSNTKRKYPHSWELTQTNQGDTICVNTARANQLAVEAIETGIVRELTGYEQLKTEVRYGDENSRIDILLTSSKHPSCYIEVKSVTLLDEAHQGQGYFPDAVTTRGQKHLRELTKMVQNGYRAVLLFTVLHSGIEKVSPAHHIDPQYSKLLKNAQEQGVEILCYAAQLSNTEVKLVKPIRFIG encoded by the coding sequence ATGAAGTTTCAACCTCAATTACAACCCGCAGTATTGATTAAACGCTACAAACGTTTCCTTGCTGACATCCGCTTACCCGATAATGAAGAGATTACCATACACTGCGCAAATACTGGTGCTATGACAGGTTGTGCATCAACTGGAGATACCATTTGGTATTCAACTTCTAGCAATACCAAGCGTAAATACCCGCATAGCTGGGAGCTAACCCAAACCAATCAAGGCGACACCATTTGCGTGAATACGGCTAGAGCGAACCAACTCGCAGTAGAAGCGATAGAAACAGGCATAGTCCGCGAGCTAACAGGCTACGAACAACTCAAAACAGAAGTTCGATACGGCGATGAAAATAGTCGAATTGATATTCTTCTCACGTCAAGCAAGCACCCAAGCTGCTATATAGAAGTAAAAAGCGTGACATTACTTGATGAAGCGCATCAAGGCCAAGGATACTTTCCAGATGCGGTAACCACCCGTGGACAGAAGCACCTGAGAGAGCTCACAAAAATGGTTCAAAATGGATACAGAGCAGTACTTTTATTCACAGTTTTGCATTCTGGTATTGAAAAAGTCTCTCCTGCACACCATATAGACCCACAATATTCAAAATTATTGAAAAACGCACAAGAACAAGGCGTTGAAATACTGTGTTATGCGGCACAGCTTTCAAATACTGAGGTAAAACTAGTAAAACCTATTCGTTTCATTGGTTAA
- the hrpB gene encoding ATP-dependent helicase HrpB, producing MPDLLSAIKTHSQVILKAAPGAGKSTHLPLKLLTENVVNGKIIVLEPRRLAARNIAYYLAQQLGESIGQRVGYRVRGESRVSVNTQLEIVTEGILTRMIQMDPELTGISLVMFDEFHERSIHADTALAFSLEIQDVLREDLKLVIMSATIDLDDIKVLMPNAKYIESQGRSFPVEYRYHPLRPNQGYEQVVVAQIHSLIGKETGSLLVFLPGMSAIKRVAEGLTSLPSNVDVFPLHGQLGFRQQQAAIQAPTKGQRKVVLSTNIAETSLTIEGIRIVLDSGLQRTARFDVKNGVTKLEQVRIAQSSAEQRAGRAGRLEPGICIRLYSESSLNQQPYVPPAEILSSDLSSLAIELAQWGASEPSELKWLDIPPQASFLQSKRLLVNLGLLDDKHQLTSRGKAACDLGVEPRIAAMLTHSNSPAWLSTAPAVAALLESPERSTVNFTHSVDSFKRGKHSQQKMVHQRGMALARKLNVAFSTESIEESLVAVMLATAFPDRVAQLRSGKVGKFLLANGHGAELNDEEKLSISEYLVIADLIRTQSGSSRIFLAVELELLSVKKWFPGLLKNNDYLDWDDEKGRLIAESQQCIGRLVVERAPLPTPPPEKMTQALLNYVRRKGLAVLDWSDNSTQLLERIRCAADWLPEQPWPETSDAQLLKNLEHWLEPYLIGVNSLQAMKKIDLEPVLMSYLSWPLNKNIDQWLPVYYLLPTGTKKKIRYKQGYEPILSVRMQEMFGQQASPKIAQGRKKLLVELLSPAQRPLQITSDLASFWASAYKEVQKEMKGRYPKHVWPDDPANHVATTKTKRQLNS from the coding sequence ATGCCAGACTTATTGTCTGCCATCAAAACTCACTCCCAAGTTATTCTTAAAGCCGCACCAGGTGCAGGTAAGTCGACCCACCTTCCATTAAAGTTATTAACCGAAAATGTGGTTAATGGAAAGATCATTGTGTTAGAGCCAAGGCGTCTAGCTGCACGTAATATCGCCTACTATCTTGCTCAGCAGCTCGGAGAAAGCATCGGTCAGCGTGTTGGTTATCGAGTGAGAGGGGAGTCTAGGGTTAGCGTCAACACGCAACTAGAGATTGTAACTGAAGGTATCTTAACCCGCATGATCCAAATGGATCCGGAGCTGACGGGGATCTCATTGGTGATGTTTGACGAATTCCATGAACGTAGCATTCATGCAGATACTGCTCTTGCGTTTTCTCTCGAAATTCAGGATGTACTGCGAGAGGATCTCAAGTTAGTCATCATGTCAGCGACTATAGACCTCGATGATATAAAAGTGTTGATGCCTAATGCTAAGTATATTGAATCTCAAGGCCGAAGTTTTCCAGTTGAATATCGTTATCACCCTTTAAGACCTAATCAGGGATATGAGCAGGTGGTCGTGGCTCAAATTCACAGTTTAATCGGCAAGGAAACAGGGTCATTACTGGTATTTTTACCTGGTATGTCAGCCATTAAGCGTGTTGCTGAGGGCTTAACCAGTTTGCCCAGTAATGTCGATGTTTTCCCTTTACATGGACAATTGGGTTTTCGACAGCAGCAGGCAGCGATTCAAGCGCCTACTAAAGGGCAGCGTAAAGTGGTGCTTTCGACCAATATTGCTGAAACTTCTTTGACCATCGAAGGCATACGTATAGTGCTCGATTCAGGTTTACAGCGCACTGCGAGATTTGATGTTAAAAATGGGGTAACTAAGCTTGAGCAAGTTCGTATTGCGCAATCATCAGCAGAGCAAAGAGCGGGGCGGGCAGGGCGATTGGAGCCGGGTATTTGTATAAGGCTATATTCTGAAAGTTCGTTAAATCAGCAGCCCTATGTGCCACCTGCTGAGATATTGTCTTCAGATTTATCCAGTCTAGCTATAGAGCTTGCCCAATGGGGTGCTTCTGAACCATCGGAATTAAAGTGGCTGGATATTCCTCCACAAGCAAGCTTTTTACAATCCAAACGGTTACTGGTGAATCTGGGTTTGTTGGATGATAAACATCAATTAACAAGTCGAGGCAAAGCCGCTTGTGATCTTGGGGTAGAACCTAGAATTGCAGCTATGTTAACCCATTCAAATAGCCCCGCATGGCTTTCCACAGCACCTGCAGTGGCAGCGTTATTGGAATCACCTGAGCGCAGCACTGTCAACTTTACACATTCGGTTGATAGCTTCAAGCGAGGAAAACATTCTCAGCAAAAAATGGTGCATCAACGAGGTATGGCTTTAGCTCGCAAGCTTAATGTCGCCTTTTCTACTGAATCTATAGAAGAATCTTTGGTAGCCGTCATGTTAGCTACCGCTTTTCCTGACCGAGTCGCTCAGCTGCGTAGTGGAAAAGTAGGGAAGTTTTTGCTTGCCAATGGGCATGGGGCTGAATTGAATGATGAAGAAAAATTATCTATTTCAGAGTATCTAGTTATTGCAGATCTTATTCGCACCCAATCAGGTTCTTCTCGTATCTTTTTGGCTGTGGAGCTAGAATTATTATCTGTGAAAAAGTGGTTCCCTGGCCTTCTCAAAAACAATGATTATCTTGATTGGGATGATGAAAAAGGACGATTAATCGCCGAATCTCAACAGTGTATTGGACGCTTGGTTGTCGAGCGAGCGCCTTTGCCGACACCTCCTCCTGAAAAAATGACCCAAGCTTTACTCAACTATGTAAGACGTAAGGGACTGGCTGTATTAGACTGGTCGGATAATAGCACGCAATTACTTGAACGTATTCGCTGCGCTGCTGATTGGCTACCAGAACAGCCATGGCCAGAAACCTCGGATGCACAATTATTGAAAAACCTTGAACACTGGTTGGAGCCATACTTAATTGGAGTCAACTCATTGCAAGCAATGAAAAAAATTGATCTTGAGCCCGTATTAATGTCCTATCTTTCTTGGCCACTTAACAAGAACATAGATCAATGGCTACCCGTTTATTATTTGTTACCTACGGGAACGAAGAAAAAGATTCGCTATAAACAAGGTTACGAGCCTATTTTGTCTGTACGAATGCAGGAAATGTTTGGTCAACAAGCGTCGCCTAAGATAGCACAGGGAAGAAAGAAATTGCTGGTGGAATTGCTTTCACCCGCGCAGCGCCCATTACAGATAACAAGCGATTTGGCTAGCTTTTGGGCGAGTGCATACAAAGAAGTACAAAAAGAAATGAAAGGACGTTACCCCAAGCATGTATGGCCTGATGATCCAGCTAATCATGTGGCGACGACGAAAACTAAGCGACAACTGAACTCATGA